The Chitinophagales bacterium genome has a segment encoding these proteins:
- a CDS encoding efflux RND transporter periplasmic adaptor subunit, with the protein MNFKNLLIIFIIILSNTQCKHSHSHDDEHGHTHAHDETSTENELEPLVYTIYADNVELFVEFKPLVVNNSTSFATHLTILGDEFKPMLNGSVSLTLQTNNETISIHADTISSPGIYRLSLQPKKAGNGQLVFEVKTKTFTNKIIIDDVEVYPNEATALKNQKVEDSKGEISYLKEQAWLVPFANEVVHKKMFYSIIHTSGVINNFPGNEAKIVANASGIVHLTNKNLIVGMPVSANQNLFTIAGDNLTTSNIDANYKINKTIVDEAKLNYQRAEELYKLQIISEKEYLQSKTSYENALVTLNTLSKNTSSKGNKNMSPMSGYLQSLDVVDGQFVELGTTLAKISKNNKLILQANISQKDFKYIPLINNANFKIMGDDKVYNTKTFNGKVVSYNKEISGAFIPLYFEINNTDKLHIGAIVELFIPTKPEDHYIIIPLKAIIEEQGKFFVYVQVDGENFSKREIKIGEDNGIEAQVLSGLNVGERIVTKGAYQIKLAVASGAMPEHGHSH; encoded by the coding sequence ATGAATTTTAAAAATTTATTAATAATATTTATTATAATATTATCAAATACACAATGTAAGCACAGTCATAGTCATGATGATGAACATGGTCATACACACGCACACGACGAAACCAGTACAGAAAATGAATTAGAACCATTAGTGTATACTATCTATGCAGATAATGTTGAACTTTTCGTAGAATTTAAACCATTAGTTGTAAATAATAGTACTTCTTTTGCAACACACCTTACCATTTTAGGTGATGAATTTAAACCTATGCTCAACGGAAGTGTATCGTTAACACTTCAAACCAATAACGAAACCATAAGCATTCATGCAGATACTATAAGTTCGCCAGGAATTTATAGATTGTCGTTGCAACCAAAAAAAGCAGGAAATGGACAATTAGTTTTTGAAGTAAAAACCAAAACATTTACTAATAAAATTATTATAGATGATGTTGAAGTCTATCCAAACGAAGCAACTGCATTAAAAAATCAAAAGGTAGAAGATAGTAAAGGTGAAATTTCTTATCTTAAAGAACAAGCATGGTTAGTTCCATTTGCCAATGAAGTAGTACATAAAAAAATGTTCTATTCCATAATACACACAAGTGGCGTTATTAATAATTTTCCAGGTAACGAAGCAAAAATTGTTGCCAATGCAAGTGGCATTGTTCACTTAACCAACAAAAATTTAATTGTAGGAATGCCTGTTAGTGCCAATCAAAATTTATTTACAATAGCTGGCGATAATTTAACTACGAGTAATATCGATGCCAATTATAAAATCAACAAAACCATTGTAGACGAAGCAAAATTAAACTATCAACGAGCCGAAGAATTATATAAGCTACAAATTATTTCCGAGAAAGAATATCTACAATCAAAAACCAGTTATGAAAATGCATTAGTTACGCTAAATACTTTAAGTAAAAATACTTCATCTAAAGGAAATAAAAATATGAGTCCAATGAGTGGTTATCTACAATCTTTAGATGTTGTAGACGGACAGTTTGTAGAACTTGGAACAACATTGGCAAAGATTTCAAAAAACAATAAATTAATATTGCAAGCTAATATTAGTCAGAAAGATTTTAAATATATTCCATTAATCAATAATGCTAATTTTAAAATAATGGGAGATGATAAAGTCTATAATACCAAAACATTTAATGGCAAAGTGGTATCTTATAATAAAGAAATAAGCGGAGCTTTTATTCCTTTATATTTTGAAATTAATAATACAGATAAATTACATATTGGTGCAATAGTAGAGTTATTTATTCCTACAAAACCAGAAGACCATTATATAATAATACCATTAAAAGCAATTATTGAAGAACAAGGAAAGTTCTTTGTTTATGTACAAGTTGATGGTGAAAATTTTTCTAAAAGAGAAATTAAAATTGGCGAAGATAATGGTATAGAAGCTCAAGTATTAAGTGGCTTAAATGTTGGCGAACGAATTGTAACTAAAGGTGCTTATCAAATAAAATTAGCAGTTGCTTCTGGTGCTATGCCAGAACATGGTCATTCACATTAA
- a CDS encoding dienelactone hydrolase family protein, producing the protein MINQHAITTTKTAKVITYGNLTSNTKLIWLVTHGYGFLAQYFVNKFECLDPNEHFVVVPEALNRFYIDGLTGKVGASWMTKEERQDEINDYILYLDKVYETFCLHSNAKKAVLGFSQGVATISRWLIQTNYSVKNAIFWAGSIPEEVLTTKKLNNYNNIFVVGDEDNFIPKDKIETLLANYRNSGLTFSQIFYKGGHNILTQPLIEVATQLILS; encoded by the coding sequence ATGATTAATCAACACGCAATAACAACTACAAAAACAGCTAAAGTTATTACTTACGGCAATTTAACTAGCAATACCAAACTTATTTGGTTGGTAACACATGGCTATGGATTTTTGGCACAATATTTCGTCAATAAGTTTGAATGTTTAGATCCAAATGAACACTTTGTAGTAGTACCAGAAGCTTTAAATCGTTTTTATATAGATGGACTAACAGGCAAAGTTGGAGCATCTTGGATGACAAAAGAAGAAAGGCAAGATGAAATAAATGACTATATTTTATATCTAGATAAAGTTTACGAAACCTTTTGTTTACATTCTAACGCAAAAAAAGCAGTTTTGGGCTTTTCTCAAGGTGTTGCAACTATATCTCGTTGGTTAATACAAACCAATTATAGTGTAAAGAATGCAATATTTTGGGCAGGTTCTATACCAGAAGAAGTGTTGACAACTAAAAAGTTAAATAATTATAACAACATTTTTGTAGTAGGAGACGAGGATAATTTCATTCCAAAAGACAAAATAGAAACTTTATTGGCAAATTATCGTAACAGTGGCTTAACATTTTCACAAATTTTTTACAAGGGTGGTCATAATATCCTAACTCAACCTTTAATTGAGGTCGCAACGCAGTTAATATTAAGCTAA
- a CDS encoding NAD(P)-dependent glycerol-3-phosphate dehydrogenase: MIGVIGAGSFGSAVANLLAENGAVLIHSKRQEAVDEINQQHTNKGLLMNPNIAATTSLEEIANATNILFPAMSSDIFRVTIKQLAPFLSPEHIIIHCTKGFDIKLNEDESLTDANLQIKLENVKTMSQVILEETCVKRVGCMSGPNLARELAQFHPAATVIASKFNEVIISGRNAIRSHRLLVYGNKDIYAVELAGVLKNTMAIAAGALHGLGYGQNALAFLITRGNGEIIKLATKMGANPTSFLGLAGIGDLVATCSSPLSRNFSYGYKLSQGKTRDEILSEMNEVAEGVKTVNICYQLSKQLKVDTPIINAVYSVVYENVRVEDALNTLMQQQFSDDVDFLYD, from the coding sequence ATGATTGGAGTAATAGGTGCAGGAAGTTTTGGTTCAGCAGTAGCAAATTTACTAGCAGAAAATGGTGCTGTTTTAATTCATTCTAAAAGACAAGAAGCAGTTGATGAAATTAATCAACAACACACCAACAAAGGTTTGTTAATGAATCCAAATATTGCTGCTACAACATCGTTAGAAGAAATAGCCAATGCTACTAATATACTTTTTCCTGCAATGTCGTCAGATATTTTTAGAGTTACCATAAAACAATTAGCACCATTTCTATCACCAGAACACATTATAATACATTGTACCAAAGGTTTTGACATCAAATTAAATGAAGACGAAAGCTTAACCGATGCCAATTTGCAAATAAAATTAGAAAATGTTAAAACCATGTCGCAAGTAATTTTAGAAGAAACTTGTGTAAAAAGAGTAGGTTGTATGTCTGGACCAAATTTAGCTAGAGAGTTAGCACAATTTCATCCAGCAGCTACAGTTATTGCTAGTAAATTTAATGAAGTAATTATTAGCGGACGAAATGCAATTCGTAGCCACCGATTGCTAGTGTATGGCAATAAAGATATTTATGCAGTTGAATTGGCTGGCGTTTTAAAAAATACCATGGCAATTGCTGCTGGTGCATTACATGGTTTAGGTTACGGACAAAATGCTTTGGCGTTTTTAATTACCAGAGGCAATGGCGAAATCATAAAACTAGCAACTAAAATGGGTGCTAATCCAACTTCTTTTTTAGGTTTAGCTGGTATTGGCGATTTAGTAGCTACTTGTTCTAGTCCTTTAAGTAGAAATTTTTCTTATGGATATAAATTGTCTCAAGGAAAAACTAGAGATGAAATTCTTAGCGAAATGAATGAAGTAGCAGAAGGTGTAAAAACCGTAAATATCTGTTACCAATTATCCAAGCAATTAAAAGTAGATACACCAATTATTAATGCAGTATACAGTGTAGTGTACGAAAATGTAAGAGTAGAAGATGCTTTAAACACATTGATGCAACAACAATTTTCTGATGATGTAGATTTTCTATATGATTAA
- a CDS encoding 1-acyl-sn-glycerol-3-phosphate acyltransferase, translating into MFDNAIDEIKQWPISKIAEKRDKVLEEIESESILDFEKAYPNDEDLRAQLQKTLYLEQIRIKTESWEVDPEDEKEFWNGVKRKLLKASNTEEIEKYRQTNQLVLSEIIERYANEIIGDFSPKLYWFARQLLRRFFSRLFNSHFGGFKGLLRPQDLLVNKLIVTGHKDEMLALSKKGTIVLVPTHFSNLDSVLIGFGMDYIGMPAFQYGAGLNLFNSKFFSLFMGNLGAYKLDRRKKNPIYLETLKKFSKINIEHGAHTIFFPGGTRSRSGAIENSLKLGLLGTVLEAQRHHFEQFPANLAPKIYVVPLTISYNFVLEAASLIDQYLKITGKDQYLIQSTSAVPWKSVWKFFWETFSQSSDVSLSIGKPMDVLGNYLNEDGESIDNNGKVIELQKYFFANGKITEDAQRESVYTAMLGEKIVKSFKINNIVYASHVVPFVAFELLKQKINTNDLFTILRIPEEEREIDWDIYRINMKIILDALYDLNNKQKLKLSPKLTTLELEEIIAHGMKNISIYHTNLPLLRTKEGNITSEDLKLLYYYHNRLLGYDLEKLIRY; encoded by the coding sequence ATGTTTGATAATGCGATAGACGAAATTAAGCAATGGCCAATCAGTAAAATCGCTGAAAAAAGAGATAAAGTACTGGAAGAAATTGAGTCAGAATCTATTCTTGATTTCGAAAAAGCATATCCAAATGATGAAGATTTAAGAGCTCAGTTACAAAAAACATTATATCTAGAGCAAATTAGAATTAAAACAGAATCGTGGGAAGTAGATCCAGAAGATGAAAAAGAATTTTGGAATGGTGTTAAACGAAAACTACTCAAAGCATCAAACACAGAAGAAATAGAAAAATATAGACAAACCAATCAGTTAGTCTTATCAGAAATTATAGAACGATATGCTAATGAAATTATAGGCGATTTTAGTCCAAAACTATATTGGTTTGCTAGGCAACTACTACGACGATTTTTTTCAAGATTGTTCAATTCTCATTTTGGTGGATTCAAAGGACTACTTCGTCCACAAGACTTATTAGTCAATAAATTAATTGTTACAGGTCATAAAGATGAAATGTTAGCATTGTCTAAAAAAGGAACTATTGTTTTAGTACCAACACATTTCTCTAACTTAGATTCTGTGCTCATTGGTTTTGGAATGGACTATATAGGCATGCCAGCATTTCAATATGGTGCAGGTTTAAACCTATTCAATTCAAAATTTTTCTCATTGTTTATGGGAAACTTAGGTGCTTATAAATTAGATAGAAGAAAAAAGAATCCAATTTATTTAGAAACACTTAAAAAATTCTCTAAAATAAATATAGAACATGGTGCACACACTATATTTTTTCCAGGCGGAACTCGTTCTAGGTCTGGAGCAATAGAAAATTCACTTAAATTAGGTTTGCTAGGAACAGTACTAGAAGCACAAAGACATCATTTTGAACAATTTCCTGCTAATTTAGCACCAAAAATATATGTAGTACCATTAACCATTAGCTATAATTTTGTTTTAGAAGCAGCATCACTCATCGACCAATATTTAAAAATTACAGGTAAAGACCAATACTTAATTCAAAGTACCAGTGCTGTTCCTTGGAAATCTGTTTGGAAATTCTTTTGGGAAACCTTTTCTCAATCGTCAGATGTGAGTTTGTCTATAGGCAAGCCAATGGATGTACTAGGAAATTATCTCAACGAAGATGGAGAAAGCATAGACAACAACGGAAAAGTAATAGAGTTGCAAAAGTACTTCTTTGCTAATGGAAAAATTACCGAAGATGCTCAACGAGAAAGTGTTTATACAGCAATGCTTGGCGAAAAAATTGTAAAAAGCTTTAAAATTAACAATATAGTTTATGCATCGCATGTAGTACCATTTGTTGCTTTCGAACTATTGAAACAAAAAATAAATACCAACGATTTATTTACCATTCTTAGAATTCCTGAAGAAGAAAGAGAAATAGATTGGGATATTTATAGAATCAATATGAAAATAATTTTAGATGCTTTGTATGATTTAAACAACAAACAGAAACTTAAATTATCGCCAAAATTAACAACACTAGAGTTAGAAGAAATTATTGCACACGGAATGAAAAACATAAGCATCTATCATACCAACTTACCTTTATTAAGAACTAAAGAAGGCAATATTACTAGCGAAGATTTAAAATTATTGTACTATTATCACAACCGACTACTAGGTTATGATTTAGAGAAATTAATAAGATATTAG
- a CDS encoding ATP-binding protein, translating to MRFRPNIKTNWEDLYLAIAKGENSTQDFKQTISDSKKIARTLAAFANNKGGDLLVGINDFGKVIGCDVEENMYMLHEAAEHLCDPPINIDFTVYEDEDLNVLIASVSNSLKKPHFALDDNDAWQLYMRSNDKTVISKSINTKYLEKNDSYVLDSKEQAVLEYLNKYEYINTKIVMQLLNLSERRAKRMLTSLWQNGYLIKQEQYFVLNGV from the coding sequence TTGAGATTTAGACCGAACATAAAAACCAATTGGGAAGATTTGTACTTGGCTATTGCTAAAGGTGAAAACAGTACGCAAGATTTTAAGCAAACTATTAGCGATTCTAAAAAGATTGCTAGAACTTTGGCTGCTTTTGCCAACAACAAAGGTGGTGATTTATTGGTTGGCATTAATGATTTTGGAAAAGTAATAGGTTGTGATGTTGAAGAGAATATGTATATGTTACACGAAGCTGCTGAACATCTTTGCGATCCGCCTATAAATATTGATTTTACTGTTTACGAAGATGAAGATTTAAATGTTTTAATTGCTAGTGTAAGCAATAGTTTAAAGAAACCACATTTTGCTTTAGATGATAATGATGCGTGGCAATTGTATATGCGTAGCAACGATAAAACAGTTATTAGCAAATCTATAAATACAAAATATTTAGAAAAAAATGACAGCTATGTTTTAGATAGCAAAGAACAAGCCGTGCTAGAATATTTAAATAAATATGAATATATTAATACTAAGATTGTAATGCAGTTACTCAACCTTTCTGAGAGAAGAGCTAAGAGAATGCTCACTAGCTTATGGCAAAATGGTTATTTAATTAAACAAGAACAATATTTTGTTTTAAATGGAGTGTGA
- a CDS encoding alcohol dehydrogenase catalytic domain-containing protein yields the protein MRELTVLGKNKLKWVERDELKITSPKSAILRPLVSSRCDGDSLFLFHNYSELLKLGVKLHYLDRRILETFGNNPIKPPFCVGHECIGEITEIGSDVTNFKVGDVVIVPWAISCGTCKTCNDGYYSNCNNTNDDAIISAYGFGHNTSDYGGTMSDFITIPFADGMLIHLPEDINPYHCSALSDNISDAYRTIAPHIQNNPQAPVLVIGGAAQSIGLYAVYFAKILGSSHIDYIDQSKTRLRIAESLGANPIPVNSKIKFDTFHKSLLKNGYPITVDCSGEEPKLNLAIRSLASGGFCTSTAFYFKKGTKLPLWEMYTKSASFHIGISHPRRDIPKILPLIQSGALKPEKVITTIADWEEAEQAYLEKTTKLVVRRDPYFEQNLNRFKEKNWI from the coding sequence ATGAGAGAACTCACAGTATTAGGAAAGAACAAACTTAAATGGGTTGAAAGGGATGAACTAAAAATCACATCACCCAAAAGTGCTATACTTAGACCATTGGTGTCATCCAGATGCGATGGAGATAGCTTATTCCTGTTTCATAACTACAGCGAATTGCTCAAACTCGGAGTAAAACTTCATTATCTCGATAGAAGAATCTTGGAAACATTCGGTAATAATCCTATCAAACCACCTTTTTGCGTTGGTCACGAATGCATTGGTGAAATTACTGAGATAGGCAGTGATGTTACAAACTTCAAAGTCGGAGATGTTGTAATTGTGCCTTGGGCAATCTCCTGTGGGACTTGTAAAACATGTAATGATGGATACTATTCCAATTGTAATAACACAAATGATGATGCCATAATATCGGCCTACGGATTTGGACATAATACTTCTGATTATGGCGGGACAATGTCCGACTTTATAACTATCCCCTTTGCGGATGGAATGCTCATTCATCTTCCAGAAGACATAAATCCATATCATTGCTCTGCCCTAAGTGACAACATTTCAGATGCATATCGAACTATCGCTCCGCACATTCAAAATAACCCACAGGCACCAGTGCTTGTCATCGGTGGTGCAGCACAAAGTATTGGACTGTATGCTGTCTATTTTGCCAAAATATTGGGCTCTTCACATATCGATTATATAGATCAAAGTAAAACAAGACTTAGGATCGCAGAATCATTAGGAGCTAATCCTATTCCGGTGAATAGCAAAATAAAGTTTGATACATTCCACAAATCGCTTTTGAAGAATGGATATCCCATTACCGTAGATTGTAGCGGTGAAGAACCGAAATTGAACTTGGCTATCCGCTCATTGGCCAGTGGCGGATTCTGCACCAGTACTGCATTTTATTTCAAGAAGGGAACGAAATTGCCTCTATGGGAAATGTATACAAAAAGTGCTTCATTTCATATTGGAATTTCTCATCCACGACGAGATATTCCAAAGATTCTTCCTCTTATACAATCAGGTGCGTTAAAGCCTGAAAAAGTGATTACAACAATCGCCGACTGGGAAGAAGCCGAACAAGCTTATCTTGAAAAAACTACTAAACTTGTTGTGAGAAGGGATCCATATTTTGAACAAAACCTAAATCGGTTTAAGGAGAAAAACTGGATTTAG
- a CDS encoding septal ring lytic transglycosylase RlpA family protein: MKQLILLLNFIILCGLANAQTIFGKASYYGPGFHGKKTANGETFNQYALTAAHKTLPLGTFIKVTNAQNNKSVYLKVNDRGPYHGGRVLDVSTRAAELLGFKNKGTAYVKIEVIGKNEIPNAFLSEYPDFAAMNNIAINDSFADWEDIPTVMDDTVSITEVAIVTNIPTANNSTPTEEKEAVVNTPMIDGRNFFELVAIQRTEKYYGVQLGVFSDFNQILAIVEKLESYNQKIVIQKATLDDKPVFKLFVGKYENRAYADALKSLLLNKYADCFVVNY, translated from the coding sequence ATGAAGCAGTTAATATTATTACTTAATTTCATTATACTTTGTGGTTTAGCAAATGCTCAAACTATTTTTGGTAAAGCATCGTATTATGGTCCTGGTTTTCATGGCAAAAAAACAGCCAATGGCGAAACTTTTAATCAATATGCATTAACAGCAGCACACAAAACACTACCATTAGGTACATTTATAAAAGTTACCAATGCACAAAATAACAAATCGGTTTATTTAAAAGTAAACGATAGAGGACCTTATCATGGTGGAAGAGTATTAGATGTTTCTACAAGAGCAGCAGAGTTGCTAGGTTTTAAAAACAAAGGAACTGCTTATGTAAAAATAGAAGTCATTGGTAAAAATGAAATTCCAAATGCTTTTTTAAGTGAATATCCAGATTTTGCAGCAATGAATAATATTGCTATCAATGATTCTTTTGCAGATTGGGAAGATATTCCTACAGTAATGGACGATACAGTTAGTATAACAGAAGTTGCAATTGTTACTAATATTCCAACAGCAAATAACAGTACACCTACAGAAGAAAAAGAAGCTGTAGTTAATACGCCAATGATTGATGGAAGAAACTTTTTTGAATTAGTAGCAATACAAAGAACCGAAAAATACTACGGCGTTCAATTAGGTGTATTTTCCGACTTCAATCAGATTTTAGCAATTGTAGAAAAACTAGAAAGCTACAATCAAAAAATAGTAATACAAAAAGCAACACTAGACGATAAACCTGTTTTTAAATTATTTGTAGGAAAATATGAAAACAGAGCTTATGCCGACGCTTTAAAATCATTACTACTAAATAAATACGCCGATTGTTTTGTAGTAAATTATTAA